TACGCGATGGAGCGCAACAACACGATGCCGAAGATGTTCGGCACGGTTCACCCGCTCTACGGCGTGCCGCGCAACGCGATGTGGTTCAACCTGTTCGTGTCGTTCGTGTTCCTGTTCTTCTTCCGCGGCTGGAGCTCGCTGGCGGCCGTGATCTCGGTGGCCACCGTGATCTCGTACCTGACCGGTCCGATCAGCCTGATGGCGCTGCGCCGTTCGGCCCAGGACCTCGAGCGCCCGCTGTCGATTCCGGGCATGAAGCTGATCGCGCCGTTCGCGTTCGTCTGCGCCTCGCTGATCCTGTACTGGGCCAAGTGGCCGCTGACGGGCGAGATCATCCTGCTGATGGTCGTCGCGCTGCCGGTGTACTTCTACTTCCAGGCCAAGTCGGGCTGGGGCGGCTGGGGCAGCGACCTGAAGGCCGCCTGGTGGCTGGTGGCCTACCTGCCGGTGATGGCGATCCTGTCGCTGATCGGCAGCAAGCAGTTCGGCGGCTCGGGCGTGCTGCCCTACGGCTGGGACATGCTGATCGTCGCGCTGATTTCCCTCGGCTTCTACTTCTGGGGCGTCAACACCGGCTATCGCACGCAGTATCTGGAAGAGCGCGAGTCGCACGACGAGATCCTCGACAACATCGGCGCGTAAGCGCCGCGTTCGCCGCCCCCGCCGTCAGGCGCGGCGGCAAGGAAAAAGCCCGCCCGGGTCATGCCGGGCGGGCTTTTTTCATGGTGCGGCGCTCAGGCCGCGCCGGGCGCGAACACGTAGTTCGTCATCGCCAGCACGCGCTGGTAGGTGCCGAGTGCCTGGATGCCGAGCCGGTAGTCGTCGTCGGCCGCGCCGAGCGCCGCGAACACCGGCAGCAGGTGCTCGTCGGACGGATGCATGCGCACCGCGTGCGGCGCCTGGCGGCGATAGTCGAGCAGCGCGTCGATGTCGCGCTGCGCGAGCCGTTCCTCGAACCAGCCCGTGAATTCGTCGACGCGCGGATCGGCATCGGCCGGCGTCGCGCCGAAGTCGGCCTCGCGCAGGTTGTGCGTGATCTGGCCAGAGCCGATCACCATCACGCCCTCGTCGCGCAGCGAACGCAGCGCGCGGCCGACCCGAAAGTGATGCGCGGCGTCCGAGCGCGGCTGGATCGACAGCTGCGCGACGGGGATGTCGGCCTCGGGAAACATCAACAGCATCGGCACCCAGGCGCCGTGATCGAGCCCGTATTCGGTGGTGGCGGTGGCGATGCCGGCCTCGCCGAGCAGCGCCGCCGCCTGGCGGGCCAGCTCGGGCGCGCCGGGCGCCGGGTAGCGCAATTCGTAGAGCGCGCGCGGGAAGCCGTGAAAATCGTGGATCGTCTCGGGCCGCGTCGCGACGCTGGCGACCGGCGCGAGCGTACACCAGTGCGCCGACAGCATCAGCACCGCGCGCGGGCGCGGCAGCTCGGCGCCCAGCCGCGTGAAGGCCGGGGCCGGCAGCGACGGATCGATCGGCAGCGTCGGCGCGCCGTGGGACAGGTAGAGCGAGGGCAGGCGGTTCATGGCGGGGGACCGGGTATCGTATTGGCGTCGACTATAGGTGTTCGCGGTCTTTTGATAAATCGGCGCGGAAGGATTTGATTGATTCTTGCCGGTTTGCAATCGAGCGACGGCGATGCCATCTCGAAGCGATCGGCGCAGGGGACGGCGCCGGAGGCGGCGCGGCGCGGATGGGCGTGAACCAGGCGGGCGCCCGGCAAGGTGAAGCCGCGAAGCGAGGCGGAGGAGCGAGGTAGAGAAGCGCGCGGCTCAGCCGGCGTCGGGCAGGCCGGTCCAGGGCGCGGTGCGCGCCGCGCCGATGCCGAACATGTCGATCACGCGCGTGACGGTATGGTCGACGAGTTCGTCGATCGAGGCGGGCAGGGCATAGAACGCCGGCAGCGGCGGGAAGATCACGCCGCCCATCTCGGTAACGGCGGTCATGTTGCGCAGATGGGCGAGATTGAACGGCGTTTCGCGCACCATCAGCACGAGCCGGCGCCGCTCCTTGAGCGTGACGTCGGCCGCGCGCGCGACGAGATTGTCCGACAGCCCGTGAGCGACGCTCGCGAGCGTCTTCATCGAGCACGGCGCGATCACCATGCCGTCGGTCGCGAACGATCCCGAGGCGATGCTGGCGCCGACGTCGCGCACCGCATGGACGACGTCGGCCCGCGCGTGGACCTCGTCCTTCGACAGCTTCAGTTCGTGCTGGATGTTGAGCCAGCCGGCGGCCGACACGAGCAGGTGGGTCTCGACGCCGCCCGCCGCGCGCAGCAGTTCGAGCAGGCGAACCCCGTAGACCGCGCCGGTCGCGCCGGTGATCGCGACGATCAGGCGCCGCGGCGGCACCGGGCCTGCCGGCATCGGGCGCTCAGGCCGCGGCGAACAGTTGCTGCAGTTCGCCCGACTGGTACATCTCCATCATGATGTCCGAACCGCCGACGAACTCGCCCTTCACGTAGAGCTGGGGGATGGTCGGCCAGTTCGAGAAAGACTTGATGCCCTGGCGGATTTCGTCGTCCTCGAGCACGTTGACGGTCTTGATCTGGTCGACGCCGCAGGCCTTCAGGACCTGGATCGCGCGGCCCGAGAAGCCGCACATCGGAAACTGGGCGGTGCCCTTCATGAAGAGGACGACCGGGTGTTCGTCGACGATATGCTTGATGCGTTGTTGGGTATCCATGATGAACCTTGCGGGTGCGGGGCGTGAGAACGGAAATGATACTGGATTTCGGCCGGGCCGACCGGGCGCGGCGCGGGCCGGGGTGGGGCTGAA
The genomic region above belongs to Burkholderia plantarii and contains:
- a CDS encoding DODA-type extradiol aromatic ring-opening family dioxygenase, which gives rise to MNRLPSLYLSHGAPTLPIDPSLPAPAFTRLGAELPRPRAVLMLSAHWCTLAPVASVATRPETIHDFHGFPRALYELRYPAPGAPELARQAAALLGEAGIATATTEYGLDHGAWVPMLLMFPEADIPVAQLSIQPRSDAAHHFRVGRALRSLRDEGVMVIGSGQITHNLREADFGATPADADPRVDEFTGWFEERLAQRDIDALLDYRRQAPHAVRMHPSDEHLLPVFAALGAADDDYRLGIQALGTYQRVLAMTNYVFAPGAA
- the grxD gene encoding Grx4 family monothiol glutaredoxin; this encodes MDTQQRIKHIVDEHPVVLFMKGTAQFPMCGFSGRAIQVLKACGVDQIKTVNVLEDDEIRQGIKSFSNWPTIPQLYVKGEFVGGSDIMMEMYQSGELQQLFAAA
- a CDS encoding UbiX family flavin prenyltransferase, which encodes MPAGPVPPRRLIVAITGATGAVYGVRLLELLRAAGGVETHLLVSAAGWLNIQHELKLSKDEVHARADVVHAVRDVGASIASGSFATDGMVIAPCSMKTLASVAHGLSDNLVARAADVTLKERRRLVLMVRETPFNLAHLRNMTAVTEMGGVIFPPLPAFYALPASIDELVDHTVTRVIDMFGIGAARTAPWTGLPDAG